A window of the Lactuca sativa cultivar Salinas chromosome 7, Lsat_Salinas_v11, whole genome shotgun sequence genome harbors these coding sequences:
- the LOC111913537 gene encoding basic leucine zipper 34 translates to MAQLPPKVPTMAQNWPSFAYQMMSVPSSAAQPPNWVDEFLDFSAARRNSHRRSVSDPIAFIESPFIEECRNSNGINNSLMPCSNNNGFERLDDEQFSSMFPDEDVAANLPSTRSTSSNPSTPSDQNSDKDDAKPTPPPEQLQQHHHQPKNEPEEVEDGGDCQPETESGKPCFNFSSEGTTIVDPKRVKRILANRQSAQRSRVRKLQYISELERSVTTLQTEVSTLSPRVAFLDHQRLVLNVDNSALKQRIAALAQDKIFKDAHQEALKKEIERLRRVHHEQNMQKAEEVEEEVNGATIGENDGGSAAETGVVRRPEGGGRIC, encoded by the exons ATGGCACAATTGCCGCCAAAAGTGCCAACAATGGCGCAAAATTGGCCGTCGTTTGCGTACCAGATGATGTCGGTGCCGTCTTCCGCAGCTCAGCCACCGAATTGGGTGGACGAATTCCTTGATTTCTCGGCAGCGAGGAGGAACTCACATCGGAGATCTGTCAGCGATCCAATAGCTTTCATTGAGTCGCCGTTCATCGAGGAGTGTCGTAATTCCAATGGAATTAATAATTCCTTGATGCCTTGCTCTAACAACAATGGGTTTGAACGTTTGGACGATGAGCAGTTTAGCTCCATGTTTCCCGACGAAGACGTCGCAGCGAATCTACCGTCGACGAGGTCGACGTCATCTAATCCGTCTACGCCATCGGATCAAAACAGTGATAAGGACGACGCGAAACCAACTCCGCCACCGGAGCAATTACAACAACATCACCACCAGCCGAAGAATGAACCTGAAGAGGTGGAAGACGGCGGCGATTGCCAACCTGAGACAGAATCCGGTAAACCTTGCTTTAATTTCTCTAGCGAGGGCACCACCATTGTTGATCCAAAGAGGGTGAAAAG GATTCTAGCAAATCGTCAGTCTGCTCAGAGATCAAGAGTGAGAAAGTTGCAGTACATTTCTGAACTCGAACGCAGCGTCACCACATTACAG ACGGAAGTATCGACATTATCACCACGAGTTGCGTTTTTGGATCATCAGAGATTGGTTTTGAACGTGGATAACAGCGCACTTAAGCAAAGAATAGCAGCTTTAGCACAAGACAAGATTTTCAAAGATG CTCACCAAGAAGCATTGAAGAAGGAGATAGAGAGGTTAAGGAGAGTGCATCACGAACAGAACATGCAGAAGGCGGAGGAAGTGGAGGAGGAGGTGAACGGAGCCACCATTGGCGAGAACGACGGTGGCTCCGCCGCCGAAACTGGAGTGGTACGGAGGCCGGAGGGAGGAGGTAGAATCTGCTAA